The following proteins are co-located in the Alcaligenes faecalis genome:
- the tsaD gene encoding tRNA (adenosine(37)-N6)-threonylcarbamoyltransferase complex transferase subunit TsaD: protein MNILGFESSCDETGVALVSTEQGLLAHALHSQIAMHREYGGVVPELASRDHIRRILPLTRQVLASCHMQLNQVDAIAYTAGPGLAGALLVGASVAQSIAWSLKKPTIAIHHLEGHLLSPLLAEPCPDFPFVALLVSGGHTQLMRVDGVGQYELLGETLDDAAGEAFDKSAKLMGLGYPGGPALSRLAEQGDPSVYELPRPMMHSKDLDFSFSGLKTAVLTRLRKLEAEQGGIQEQQRADLAAATEAAIVDVLAAKAIKALKQTGLRRLVVAGGVGANRHLRAHLQKAVARLKGEVFFPPLEFCTDNGAMIAFAAAMRVKHGLVTLDDHQHGFAIRPRWDLACVNQPVSQQER from the coding sequence ATGAATATTCTTGGATTTGAAAGTTCCTGCGATGAAACCGGTGTGGCGCTGGTCAGCACGGAACAGGGCTTGTTGGCCCATGCCTTGCACAGCCAGATTGCCATGCACCGTGAGTACGGTGGGGTGGTGCCTGAACTGGCCTCTCGCGATCATATCCGCCGTATCCTGCCTTTGACTCGTCAAGTGTTGGCTTCTTGCCATATGCAGCTCAATCAGGTCGATGCGATTGCTTATACCGCCGGTCCCGGTCTGGCCGGGGCCTTGCTGGTGGGGGCCAGTGTGGCGCAGTCGATTGCCTGGTCGCTGAAAAAACCGACGATTGCCATCCATCACCTGGAAGGCCACTTGCTCTCACCCTTATTGGCCGAACCATGTCCCGACTTTCCTTTTGTGGCCTTGCTGGTCTCGGGCGGTCATACCCAACTGATGCGCGTCGATGGCGTGGGCCAGTACGAATTGCTGGGCGAAACGCTGGACGATGCAGCGGGCGAAGCTTTTGATAAAAGTGCCAAGCTGATGGGCTTGGGCTATCCCGGTGGCCCGGCCTTGTCGCGGCTGGCCGAACAGGGCGACCCCAGCGTCTACGAGCTGCCGCGTCCCATGATGCACAGCAAGGATCTGGATTTCAGCTTCAGCGGTCTGAAAACCGCTGTGCTCACGCGCTTGCGCAAGCTGGAAGCAGAGCAGGGCGGCATCCAGGAACAGCAACGCGCTGATCTGGCCGCCGCGACCGAGGCCGCCATTGTGGATGTGCTGGCTGCCAAGGCCATCAAGGCTTTGAAACAAACGGGCTTGAGGCGTTTGGTGGTTGCTGGTGGTGTGGGGGCCAACCGCCACTTGCGAGCTCATTTACAAAAAGCCGTGGCGCGTTTGAAAGGCGAGGTGTTTTTTCCGCCGCTGGAATTCTGTACCGATAACGGTGCCATGATTGCGTTTGCGGCGGCCATGCGGGTCAAGCATGGTCTGGTGACCTTGGATGATCACCAGCATGGCTTTGCCATTCGGCCTCGCTGGGATCTGGCCTGCGTGAATCAGCCTGTCTCCCAGCAAGAACGTTAG
- a CDS encoding NCS2 family permease: protein MFERLFKLSEHGTNVRTEVLAGITTFLTMSYIIFVNPDILSSTGMDRNAIFVATCLAAALGTFIMAFVANWPIGMAPGMGLNAFFAFTVVASLGYTWQQALGAVFISGVIFLILTVTGIRSWLIRGIPKSLQSAIAAGIGMFLGLIALMNSGVVVAHPETKITLGDLTQPAALYAILGFFIIAALDALKIRGAILIGILAVTILSMLTGHSEFGGVVSAPPSLMPTFMQLDILGALHTGFVHVILVLVLVEVFDATGTMIGVAKRARLIEEGKPNRLGRALLADSTAIVAGSMLGTSSTTAYVESASGVQAGGRTGLTALTIGVLFLLALFFSPLAATVPTYATAPALLYVACLMMREITEVEWEDMTEAVPAALAAFSMPFTYSIANGLAFGFISYVILKLTTGRWRSIHLATLIVAILFVIKYAIATE from the coding sequence ATGTTTGAACGTCTCTTCAAACTCTCTGAGCATGGCACCAACGTTCGTACCGAGGTCCTGGCAGGTATTACCACCTTCCTGACCATGTCCTACATTATTTTTGTGAATCCAGACATCCTGTCCTCCACAGGCATGGATCGCAATGCCATTTTTGTAGCCACCTGCCTGGCCGCCGCTCTGGGCACCTTCATCATGGCCTTTGTGGCGAACTGGCCTATCGGCATGGCGCCGGGCATGGGCCTGAACGCTTTTTTTGCCTTCACCGTAGTCGCCTCCCTAGGCTATACCTGGCAACAGGCGCTGGGCGCGGTCTTTATTTCCGGCGTGATCTTCCTGATCCTGACGGTAACAGGCATCCGATCCTGGCTGATTCGGGGCATTCCCAAATCCTTGCAAAGCGCGATTGCTGCCGGTATCGGCATGTTCCTGGGCCTGATTGCCCTGATGAACTCGGGCGTTGTGGTCGCCCACCCCGAAACTAAAATTACTTTGGGTGATCTGACCCAACCAGCCGCGCTCTATGCCATTTTAGGTTTCTTCATTATTGCCGCCCTGGATGCGCTGAAAATACGTGGCGCGATTCTGATCGGCATTTTGGCCGTGACTATTTTGTCCATGCTGACCGGCCATAGCGAATTCGGTGGTGTAGTCTCCGCCCCGCCCTCTCTGATGCCCACCTTTATGCAACTGGACATCCTGGGTGCTCTGCACACCGGCTTTGTCCATGTGATTCTGGTTCTGGTGCTGGTTGAAGTATTTGACGCCACCGGCACTATGATCGGCGTTGCCAAACGTGCCCGGCTGATCGAAGAAGGCAAACCCAACCGCCTGGGTCGCGCCCTTTTGGCCGACAGTACCGCCATTGTGGCCGGTTCCATGCTGGGTACCAGCAGTACCACTGCCTACGTGGAAAGCGCCTCGGGTGTGCAGGCCGGCGGCCGTACCGGTCTGACTGCCCTGACCATTGGGGTGCTGTTCTTGCTGGCCCTGTTCTTCTCGCCCCTGGCTGCAACCGTACCCACTTACGCGACTGCTCCCGCCTTGCTGTACGTAGCGTGTTTGATGATGCGTGAAATTACTGAAGTGGAATGGGAGGACATGACCGAGGCTGTGCCTGCGGCTCTGGCGGCCTTTTCCATGCCTTTCACGTATTCGATTGCCAACGGCCTGGCCTTTGGCTTTATCAGCTACGTGATCCTGAAACTGACAACCGGCCGCTGGCGCAGTATTCACCTGGCCACGCTGATTGTCGCCATCTTGTTTGTGATCAAGTACGCCATCGCTACGGAATGA
- the trxA gene encoding thioredoxin, protein MSIVELNEETFQAAVEDGKPLIIDFWAPWCGPCRQFAPVFDAAAAKHPDVTFAKVNTEEEQELAAGLRIRSIPTLMVFRERVLLFSQAGALSAAQLDDLIEQVQAVDMEKVHAEIAAQQNQQPDQA, encoded by the coding sequence ATGAGCATCGTCGAACTGAACGAAGAAACATTCCAGGCTGCAGTAGAAGACGGCAAACCCCTGATCATCGACTTCTGGGCGCCTTGGTGCGGCCCATGCCGCCAATTCGCCCCCGTCTTTGACGCCGCGGCGGCCAAGCACCCCGATGTGACCTTTGCCAAGGTCAACACCGAAGAAGAGCAAGAACTGGCTGCGGGCCTGCGTATCCGCTCCATTCCAACCTTGATGGTATTCCGTGAGCGCGTTCTGCTGTTCTCGCAGGCCGGAGCCCTGTCTGCTGCCCAACTGGACGACCTGATCGAGCAAGTCCAAGCCGTGGACATGGAAAAAGTCCACGCTGAAATTGCTGCCCAGCAAAACCAGCAGCCTGACCAGGCCTGA
- a CDS encoding DUF2024 family protein, translated as MKIAVFDTYVVRPDGRRMHFDILVSDDAKDMDKVLSYGRRYLEAKGVNVESFTARECRFCHTEMASAPVENEIKRSGFAILELENCE; from the coding sequence ATGAAGATTGCGGTGTTTGATACCTATGTTGTGCGTCCTGACGGGCGTCGTATGCACTTTGATATTTTGGTCAGCGACGATGCCAAGGATATGGACAAGGTCCTGAGTTATGGTCGGCGGTATCTCGAGGCTAAAGGGGTGAATGTAGAGAGTTTTACTGCACGCGAGTGCCGCTTTTGCCATACGGAAATGGCTTCGGCGCCGGTCGAGAACGAAATCAAACGTAGCGGTTTTGCGATTCTTGAATTGGAAAACTGCGAGTAA
- a CDS encoding redoxin family protein: MSYEIHASQWLNTSAPLSLSSLRGRVVVVTAFQMLCPGCVINSLPQAKKLDTLFSRDDLRIIGLHSVFEHHDVMGPAALQAFAHEYRLNFPIAIDQPSDSGPLPRTMKEWGLGGTPSTIIFDRDGNLALKELGHLDDLRLGAFVGQLIARRPTQENKKEGMMEKEGSSSCGPTCTY, encoded by the coding sequence ATGTCCTACGAGATCCATGCCAGTCAGTGGCTCAATACGAGCGCACCATTAAGCCTGTCATCCTTGCGTGGCCGCGTTGTGGTGGTCACTGCCTTCCAGATGCTTTGTCCGGGCTGTGTCATCAACAGCCTGCCGCAAGCCAAAAAGCTCGATACGCTGTTCTCGCGTGACGATCTGCGCATCATCGGTCTGCATAGCGTGTTCGAACATCACGACGTGATGGGCCCGGCCGCATTGCAAGCCTTCGCCCATGAGTACCGTCTGAATTTTCCCATCGCTATTGACCAGCCCTCAGACAGCGGCCCCTTGCCGCGCACCATGAAGGAGTGGGGCCTGGGCGGGACGCCATCCACCATTATTTTTGATCGTGATGGCAATCTGGCTTTGAAGGAGTTGGGCCATCTGGATGATTTGCGTCTGGGTGCGTTTGTTGGGCAGTTGATTGCTCGTCGCCCGACCCAAGAAAACAAGAAAGAGGGGATGATGGAAAAGGAAGGCTCGTCCTCTTGTGGGCCTACGTGTACCTATTAG
- a CDS encoding YigZ family protein yields MAVFTLCEPASFEQDIKKSRFLALAAPVDSASQALAFFQAKGVPDATHNCWAYKIGSEYRFNDDGEPGGTAGRPILQAIEGQDCDRVAVLVIRWFGGVKLGTGGLVRAYGGVAAQCLRLADKQELIPMAALRCRCSFADLALVQSRFDSFGVQVQNEQFDAEGVQWVLNLPVEHKAEFQQSFINMTRGQGECEPLEQA; encoded by the coding sequence GTGGCTGTCTTTACCCTGTGTGAGCCCGCCAGCTTCGAGCAGGACATCAAAAAAAGCCGGTTTCTGGCACTGGCTGCGCCGGTAGACAGTGCCAGCCAGGCTTTGGCCTTTTTTCAGGCCAAGGGGGTACCCGATGCCACGCATAATTGCTGGGCCTACAAGATAGGGTCTGAATACCGTTTTAACGATGATGGTGAGCCCGGCGGCACCGCTGGGCGTCCTATTTTGCAAGCCATAGAAGGTCAGGATTGCGACCGTGTCGCCGTGCTGGTGATACGCTGGTTCGGGGGCGTCAAGCTGGGTACGGGCGGTCTGGTACGTGCCTATGGCGGCGTGGCTGCTCAGTGTCTGCGCCTTGCTGACAAGCAGGAACTGATTCCCATGGCCGCCTTGCGCTGCCGCTGCTCCTTTGCCGACCTGGCTTTGGTTCAATCCCGTTTCGACAGCTTTGGTGTTCAGGTTCAGAACGAACAGTTCGACGCTGAGGGCGTGCAGTGGGTATTGAATCTGCCGGTCGAGCATAAGGCGGAGTTTCAGCAGTCCTTTATCAATATGACACGCGGCCAGGGCGAATGTGAGCCCTTGGAGCAAGCGTAA
- a CDS encoding ABC-F family ATPase → MISTANLTIQFGAKPLFENVSVKLGGGNRYGLIGANGSGKSTFMKIIGGDLEPSGGNVSLDPGVRLGKLRQDQFAYEDKRVLDVVLMGHTEMWGTMQERDAIYDNPEATEEDYMKAAELEARFAEYDGYTAESRAGELLMGLEIPVEQHQLPMSEIAPGWKLRVLLAQALFSNPDVLLLDEPTNNLDINTIRWLEDVLNSYQSTMIIISHDRHFLNQVCTHMADLDYGELRVYPGNYDDYMLASVQSRERVMAANSKAKERIGELQDFVRRFAANKSKSRQATSRLKQIGRLKAETIEVKPSSRQNPFIRFEQKKVLHRLAVTIEGLSKSYDHPVIKNFSAMIEAGEKIAIVGANGVGKTTLLRLLAGDLTPDSGSVAWSENADIGYMAQDVSDEFDTEDNVFDWISQFRQAGDDDQSLRSVLGRMLFSADDIIKPVKVLSGGEKNRMTFSRLMLGRHNVMLLDEPTNHLDMESIESLQMALEKFEGTLIVVSHDREFVSGVATRIIEVMPEGRLVDYRGGYEDYLASREQG, encoded by the coding sequence GTGATCTCCACCGCTAATTTAACGATCCAGTTTGGTGCCAAGCCTTTATTTGAAAACGTCAGTGTCAAACTGGGCGGAGGCAACCGCTATGGCCTGATTGGCGCCAACGGGTCGGGCAAGTCTACCTTCATGAAAATCATTGGCGGCGACCTGGAGCCAAGCGGGGGTAATGTATCGCTGGACCCGGGCGTGCGCCTGGGCAAGCTGCGTCAGGACCAGTTTGCCTACGAAGACAAACGTGTGCTGGATGTGGTGTTGATGGGCCACACCGAAATGTGGGGCACCATGCAAGAGCGTGATGCCATCTACGACAATCCAGAGGCCACCGAAGAAGACTATATGAAGGCCGCCGAGCTGGAGGCCCGTTTTGCCGAGTACGATGGCTACACCGCCGAGAGCCGTGCCGGTGAACTGCTGATGGGTCTGGAAATTCCGGTCGAACAGCATCAGTTGCCCATGAGCGAAATTGCTCCGGGTTGGAAACTACGCGTGCTGCTGGCACAGGCCCTGTTCTCCAACCCTGATGTTCTGCTACTGGATGAGCCAACCAACAACCTGGATATCAATACCATTCGCTGGTTGGAAGATGTGCTCAACAGCTACCAGAGCACGATGATCATCATCAGTCACGATCGTCACTTCCTGAATCAGGTGTGTACCCACATGGCTGACCTGGATTACGGTGAGTTGCGTGTTTACCCCGGCAATTATGACGATTACATGTTGGCTTCAGTACAGTCGCGCGAACGCGTGATGGCGGCTAACTCCAAGGCTAAAGAGCGTATTGGCGAACTGCAGGACTTTGTGCGTCGTTTTGCTGCCAACAAGTCCAAGTCCCGTCAGGCTACTTCGCGCTTGAAGCAGATTGGGCGTCTGAAAGCGGAAACGATCGAGGTCAAACCGTCCTCGCGCCAGAACCCGTTTATTCGCTTTGAACAGAAAAAAGTTCTGCATCGTTTGGCTGTCACTATCGAGGGTTTGAGCAAATCCTACGATCACCCCGTTATCAAGAATTTCTCGGCCATGATTGAAGCTGGCGAGAAAATTGCGATTGTGGGTGCAAACGGTGTGGGTAAAACCACCTTGCTGCGCTTGCTGGCTGGTGATTTGACTCCCGACAGTGGTTCGGTGGCCTGGTCTGAAAACGCCGATATCGGCTACATGGCTCAGGACGTGTCGGACGAGTTCGACACCGAAGACAATGTGTTTGACTGGATTAGTCAGTTCCGTCAGGCCGGCGACGATGATCAGTCTCTGCGCTCTGTGCTGGGTCGCATGCTGTTCTCGGCCGATGACATCATCAAGCCCGTGAAAGTGCTGTCCGGTGGCGAGAAGAACCGCATGACCTTCTCGCGCCTGATGCTGGGCCGTCATAACGTCATGTTGCTGGACGAACCGACTAATCACCTGGATATGGAATCGATCGAGTCCTTGCAGATGGCGCTGGAAAAGTTTGAAGGCACTCTGATCGTCGTGTCCCATGACCGCGAGTTCGTCTCTGGCGTGGCAACTCGCATTATCGAAGTGATGCCTGAGGGCCGTCTGGTCGATTACCGTGGTGGCTACGAAGACTACCTGGCCAGCCGCGAGCAGGGCTGA
- a CDS encoding LD-carboxypeptidase, whose product MSSPEHDHHHHHHEHGQCQCGQQDSSGIYLFSPSGQILEPKRLELASQRLNQLGFAVDIDPDALAVQERFAGTDAQRLAAVQRALQQPQPIVMATRGGYGLSRLLGQIDWRAVADSGKRFVGMSDFTAFNLALLAQTGAISYTGPTAIADFGGDETDELTTELFGELMRGELELFSFESEGSDPVDGHGVLWGGNLALVCSLLGTPYFPQIDGGILFLEDVGEAPYRVERMLTQLWHAGVLSRQMAVVLGRFTAYKTGASDNGFDMDSVVRWLRETVKVPVVTGLPYGHVDVKVSLPVGKEVGLATEDGMAYLVLDEHEH is encoded by the coding sequence ATGAGCAGCCCCGAGCACGACCACCATCACCATCACCACGAACATGGCCAATGCCAGTGTGGGCAGCAGGACAGTTCGGGCATTTATCTGTTTTCGCCTTCAGGACAGATCCTTGAGCCCAAACGCCTGGAGCTGGCCAGCCAGCGCCTGAATCAGTTGGGCTTTGCCGTGGACATAGACCCGGACGCCCTGGCCGTGCAGGAACGCTTTGCCGGTACGGACGCCCAGCGTCTGGCCGCTGTGCAGCGCGCCTTGCAGCAGCCCCAGCCTATCGTGATGGCAACACGCGGCGGCTACGGTTTAAGCCGGCTTTTGGGTCAGATCGACTGGCGCGCGGTGGCCGATAGCGGCAAACGCTTTGTCGGTATGTCGGATTTCACGGCCTTCAATCTGGCCTTGCTGGCGCAAACAGGAGCCATCAGCTACACCGGCCCTACCGCGATTGCCGATTTCGGCGGCGATGAAACCGATGAGCTGACCACCGAGCTGTTTGGTGAATTGATGCGTGGCGAGCTGGAGCTGTTCAGCTTTGAGTCCGAGGGTTCGGATCCCGTCGATGGTCACGGTGTTTTATGGGGCGGCAATCTGGCCCTGGTCTGCTCCTTGCTGGGCACCCCCTATTTCCCACAGATCGACGGCGGCATCTTGTTCCTGGAAGATGTGGGCGAAGCCCCGTACCGGGTCGAGCGCATGTTGACGCAACTCTGGCATGCCGGCGTGCTGAGTCGTCAAATGGCCGTCGTGCTGGGCCGTTTCACGGCTTACAAGACAGGTGCCTCGGATAACGGCTTTGATATGGACTCGGTGGTGCGCTGGTTGCGTGAAACCGTCAAGGTTCCGGTCGTGACGGGCCTGCCTTATGGCCATGTGGACGTCAAGGTCAGCCTGCCTGTAGGCAAGGAAGTGGGCCTGGCCACCGAGGACGGCATGGCTTATCTGGTCCTGGATGAGCACGAGCACTAA
- the tadA gene encoding tRNA adenosine(34) deaminase TadA gives MPTSLPPPTESDVLSDAQAMALALEQAQLAASIGEVPVGAVLLDADGRLLSVGSNRTVCDHDPTQHAEIVALRAATRKVGNYRLPGASLFVTLEPCMMCLGALLHARLSRVVWAAADPKTGVCGSVESLHLHPTLNHHTRVSGGLMSEEAAQALRDFFRERRDQKKLQKQAKTVQSPLDGTPQSR, from the coding sequence ATGCCAACTAGCTTACCACCGCCAACAGAGAGTGATGTTTTGAGTGATGCTCAGGCAATGGCTTTAGCCCTGGAGCAGGCTCAACTGGCGGCCAGCATCGGCGAGGTGCCCGTAGGTGCCGTACTCTTGGACGCGGACGGCAGACTGCTGTCTGTAGGCTCCAATCGCACGGTTTGCGACCATGATCCCACCCAGCATGCCGAGATCGTGGCCTTGCGTGCCGCAACACGTAAAGTCGGTAATTACCGCTTGCCTGGCGCCAGCTTGTTTGTGACGCTGGAGCCTTGCATGATGTGTCTGGGGGCTTTGCTGCATGCGCGTTTGTCACGCGTAGTGTGGGCGGCAGCCGATCCCAAGACCGGGGTGTGTGGCAGTGTGGAGTCCTTGCATCTGCATCCCACTCTGAATCATCACACGCGTGTTTCGGGTGGCTTGATGTCCGAGGAGGCGGCCCAGGCCTTGCGGGATTTTTTCCGCGAACGGCGTGATCAAAAGAAGTTGCAAAAGCAGGCTAAAACAGTCCAATCGCCGCTGGATGGCACTCCTCAGTCTCGCTAA
- a CDS encoding ABC transporter ATP-binding protein — MQNTPDSHAILRVRGLSKQYANGHQALHALDLDIWRGEIFALLGANGAGKTTLISIICGLVNRSSGTVLVDGADNVADYKRARQKIGLVPQELSADSFETVWNTVSFSRGLFGKAPNPALIEQILKDLSLWDKKDSPLITLSGGMKRRVLIAKALSHEPDILFLDEPTAGVDVALRQGMWALVKRLRDQGVTIILTTHYIEEAQEMADRIGFINKGSLQLVETKHNLMRRLGGKTLSLHLAEPVSILPASLGSLGLQASADGMSLLYPLNNRDQDHDLSSLLAAVGQAGLTITDIHTRERSLEDIYVEFVGAQS, encoded by the coding sequence ATGCAGAACACTCCTGATTCTCACGCTATTTTGCGTGTTCGAGGCCTGAGCAAACAATACGCAAACGGGCATCAAGCCCTGCATGCTTTGGACCTGGATATCTGGCGAGGCGAAATCTTTGCCTTGCTCGGCGCCAACGGCGCAGGCAAAACCACCTTGATCAGCATTATCTGCGGACTGGTCAATCGCAGCAGCGGCACCGTGCTGGTCGATGGAGCAGACAATGTCGCCGACTACAAGCGCGCCCGCCAGAAAATTGGTCTGGTACCGCAAGAGCTGAGCGCCGATTCCTTCGAGACCGTCTGGAATACTGTCAGTTTCAGTCGCGGTCTGTTTGGCAAAGCGCCCAATCCGGCCCTGATTGAACAGATTCTGAAAGACTTGTCCTTGTGGGATAAAAAAGACAGCCCCTTGATTACGCTTTCGGGCGGCATGAAGCGCCGCGTACTCATTGCCAAAGCACTGTCTCACGAACCTGACATTCTCTTCCTGGATGAGCCGACTGCGGGTGTGGACGTAGCCTTGCGCCAAGGGATGTGGGCCTTGGTCAAGCGATTGCGCGATCAGGGGGTCACCATTATTTTGACCACCCACTACATCGAAGAAGCCCAGGAAATGGCTGATCGCATAGGCTTTATCAATAAAGGCTCCCTGCAACTGGTCGAGACCAAACATAATCTGATGCGCCGTCTGGGCGGCAAAACCCTGAGTCTACATTTGGCTGAGCCAGTCAGCATCCTACCCGCCTCGCTGGGTTCACTAGGCCTGCAGGCCTCCGCGGACGGCATGAGCCTGCTCTACCCCTTGAACAATCGCGACCAAGACCATGACTTGAGCAGCTTGCTGGCGGCGGTTGGGCAAGCAGGTTTGACGATTACCGACATCCATACCCGTGAACGCAGTCTGGAAGATATCTACGTTGAGTTTGTAGGGGCACAATCATGA
- a CDS encoding ABC transporter permease: MNWYAILAIYRYEMSRTRRTLLQSIVAPVISTALYFVVFGAAIGHRINEIGGVPYGAFIVPGLTMLSVLTHSVSNAAFGIYFPRFTRNIYEILSAPISHFEVTLAFVGAAATKSLFLAAIILITARLFVPYEIAHPIWMLCFLALTALTFSLLGFIIGIWADNFEKLQFVPMLILTPLTFLGGTFYSIDMLPEFWQKVTLLNPVLYLISGFRWSFFDLADVNVWLSLGMTLLFLSLFLGVAAWIFKTGYRLRP; encoded by the coding sequence ATGAATTGGTACGCCATTCTGGCCATTTACCGCTACGAAATGTCGCGCACCCGACGCACTTTACTGCAAAGCATTGTGGCACCCGTAATTTCTACCGCCCTGTATTTTGTGGTGTTTGGGGCTGCCATTGGCCATCGCATCAATGAAATTGGTGGCGTGCCCTACGGTGCCTTTATTGTGCCTGGGCTGACCATGCTCTCGGTGCTGACACATAGTGTCTCCAACGCCGCTTTCGGGATCTACTTTCCACGCTTTACCCGCAATATCTACGAGATTCTGTCAGCGCCCATTTCCCACTTTGAAGTGACCCTGGCCTTTGTGGGCGCAGCAGCCACGAAGTCGCTGTTTCTGGCAGCCATTATCCTGATCACGGCGCGCTTGTTTGTGCCTTACGAGATTGCCCATCCTATCTGGATGCTGTGCTTTCTGGCGCTGACTGCCCTGACCTTCAGCCTATTAGGCTTCATTATCGGTATCTGGGCTGACAACTTCGAGAAGCTGCAGTTTGTGCCCATGCTGATTTTGACCCCCCTCACTTTTTTGGGTGGCACCTTCTATTCCATCGACATGCTGCCCGAGTTCTGGCAGAAAGTAACCTTGCTCAATCCTGTGCTTTACCTGATCAGCGGTTTTCGTTGGAGTTTTTTTGATCTTGCCGATGTCAATGTGTGGCTGAGCCTGGGGATGACGCTACTGTTTTTAAGCCTGTTTCTGGGCGTCGCCGCCTGGATCTTCAAAACGGGCTACAGGCTGCGGCCTTGA
- a CDS encoding GNAT family N-acetyltransferase — MNVRIELMQVHDLSQVLEVQADVYDADLLEDRSFYQNRLELAPESCWVARDGDNQMQGYLVSYPWAGLLPPSLGDALNSLPSPADQWFIHDCAVMRRAQGRGVAGALLHAGRRYAWQRGLRRCSLVSLGPAVGYWQRLGYKPIEGVPAPVLEAKLRQYGEQASFMDCVVHPE; from the coding sequence ATGAATGTACGAATTGAATTAATGCAGGTGCACGATCTGAGTCAGGTGCTGGAAGTCCAGGCTGATGTGTATGATGCGGATCTTCTAGAGGACCGCAGCTTCTATCAGAACCGCTTGGAACTGGCACCGGAGAGCTGCTGGGTGGCACGTGATGGCGACAATCAAATGCAGGGTTACTTGGTGTCTTATCCGTGGGCGGGGCTTTTGCCGCCGTCCTTGGGCGATGCGCTGAACAGCCTGCCTTCGCCCGCAGACCAATGGTTTATTCACGACTGCGCAGTCATGCGCCGTGCGCAAGGCCGGGGTGTGGCTGGGGCCTTGTTGCACGCCGGTCGTCGCTACGCTTGGCAGCGTGGTCTGCGTCGTTGCAGCCTCGTGTCTTTAGGACCGGCAGTAGGGTATTGGCAGCGTCTGGGCTATAAGCCTATCGAGGGTGTACCTGCACCCGTGCTGGAAGCAAAGCTGCGTCAGTATGGGGAGCAAGCCAGTTTTATGGATTGTGTCGTGCATCCTGAGTGA
- a CDS encoding YajQ family cyclic di-GMP-binding protein — MPSFDVVSEVNTHELRNAVEQASRELATRFDFKGTDAKFELEDETTILQSAPSVFQLEQMMQILRGRISARGIDVRCLDTEKVLENVAGARQKVKVRQGLDQPTSKKLIAAIKNAKLKVDTQIQGEKLRVTGKKRDDLQAAIALLKQTDVELPLQYDNFRD, encoded by the coding sequence ATGCCATCTTTTGACGTTGTATCCGAGGTCAACACCCACGAGCTGCGTAATGCAGTTGAACAGGCCAGCCGCGAATTGGCCACCCGTTTTGACTTCAAAGGTACGGATGCCAAATTTGAACTCGAAGACGAGACCACCATTTTGCAATCGGCTCCCAGCGTGTTTCAGTTAGAGCAAATGATGCAGATTCTGCGTGGCCGTATTTCCGCCCGTGGTATTGACGTGCGTTGTCTGGACACCGAGAAGGTCTTGGAAAACGTGGCCGGTGCCCGCCAGAAAGTGAAGGTGCGCCAGGGCCTGGACCAGCCTACATCTAAGAAACTGATTGCCGCCATCAAGAATGCCAAGTTGAAAGTGGATACGCAGATTCAAGGTGAAAAACTGCGTGTAACCGGCAAGAAACGGGACGATTTGCAAGCGGCCATCGCGTTGCTGAAACAGACCGATGTGGAATTGCCGCTGCAATACGATAATTTCCGCGACTGA